One segment of Allorhodopirellula heiligendammensis DNA contains the following:
- a CDS encoding sulfatase-like hydrolase/transferase, giving the protein MTHEAIAHAMQSFITSFSIFATLVVASVVHADQPNIVFVFADDMSYEAIGAADMLDIETPHLDQLAKQGTRFTHAYNMGSWSGAVCVASRTMLNTGRQIWNAQATDLAQYAQQNQFWAQRMQAAGYRTYMTGKWHVSQPPESVFDVVKNVRAGMPAQTPAGYNRPKDEADYAAGWKPWDPKYGGFWQGGKHWSEVVGDDGLEYIEQAAADDTPFFIYLAFNAPHDPRQSPKEFVDRYPLDRVQTPENMLPEYPYAEAICGKGLRDEKLMPYPRTEYAVKVNRQEYFALITHMDEQIGRILAALKESGKSDNTYLFFTADHGLAVGHHGLVGKQNMYDHSVRVPFLVVGPGVAAGATIDTPIYLQDVMPTSLELAGELEPAGVEFKSLLPLLGGEESSHYEDIYGAYLGTQRMITHDGWKLIHYPNIHVSRLFDLENDPREMHDLAAVPDHAAKLQMLMNRLESAMDTLGDPMTSLAAADYTIPKKKNTKAK; this is encoded by the coding sequence ATGACACACGAGGCCATTGCTCACGCCATGCAATCATTCATTACGTCGTTCAGTATCTTCGCTACTTTGGTGGTCGCGTCGGTCGTTCACGCGGACCAGCCCAATATTGTTTTCGTGTTCGCCGATGACATGAGCTATGAAGCCATTGGTGCCGCGGACATGCTCGACATTGAAACACCCCATCTAGATCAACTTGCCAAGCAGGGGACACGCTTTACCCACGCCTACAACATGGGTTCCTGGAGCGGCGCCGTGTGTGTGGCCAGCCGCACGATGCTCAACACCGGGCGTCAGATTTGGAACGCGCAGGCAACCGATTTGGCGCAATACGCTCAACAGAATCAGTTCTGGGCTCAGCGTATGCAAGCGGCTGGGTATCGGACGTATATGACCGGCAAGTGGCACGTTTCCCAGCCTCCAGAGTCGGTTTTTGACGTCGTGAAGAATGTGCGAGCCGGGATGCCTGCTCAAACGCCCGCAGGTTACAATCGCCCCAAAGATGAAGCCGACTATGCCGCTGGTTGGAAACCGTGGGATCCGAAGTACGGTGGTTTTTGGCAGGGTGGGAAGCACTGGAGTGAGGTCGTCGGTGATGATGGGCTCGAGTACATCGAACAAGCCGCTGCGGACGACACGCCGTTCTTCATTTATCTCGCGTTCAATGCACCGCACGATCCTCGTCAATCGCCGAAAGAGTTCGTTGATCGCTACCCGCTTGATCGCGTGCAGACGCCCGAAAACATGCTGCCGGAGTACCCCTACGCCGAGGCCATCTGCGGCAAGGGATTGCGTGACGAGAAACTGATGCCCTACCCACGAACCGAATACGCGGTAAAGGTCAATCGGCAAGAGTATTTCGCTCTGATCACGCATATGGATGAGCAGATTGGCCGCATTCTCGCAGCGCTCAAAGAATCAGGGAAATCCGACAACACCTATCTGTTTTTCACTGCCGATCATGGCCTTGCGGTCGGTCATCATGGCTTGGTGGGCAAGCAGAACATGTATGACCACAGTGTGCGGGTCCCGTTCCTGGTCGTCGGCCCCGGTGTCGCGGCGGGGGCCACGATTGACACGCCCATCTATTTGCAAGATGTAATGCCCACCTCGCTGGAACTTGCCGGTGAATTAGAACCGGCCGGTGTTGAGTTCAAGAGCCTGCTGCCGTTGTTGGGCGGTGAGGAGTCATCCCACTATGAGGATATCTACGGGGCCTACCTGGGTACGCAACGAATGATCACGCACGATGGATGGAAATTGATTCACTACCCGAACATTCATGTCTCGCGGCTGTTTGACTTGGAGAATGATCCCCGCGAGATGCATGATCTCGCAGCTGTGCCTGACCATGCTGCTAAACTTCAGATGTTGATGAATCGGTTGGAGTCTGCAATGGATACCCTCGGCGATCCAATGACATCGTTGGCGGCAGCCGATTATACGATCCCAAAAAAGAAGAACACCAAGGCGAAATGA
- a CDS encoding prenyltransferase/squalene oxidase repeat-containing protein, which translates to MRFPLTSPLLLALCMSTAGTTSMAFADSPTEPAAANSQNSASLDARIDRMADRGIEFLRTRGQSDTGAFSGATGAAVTGLCVRAILEHRPSAVTTDPVVRDALKFVETKVQPDGGIYEVGSKHRNYETSTSVLALVAAKEAGDQADRESQQKYDSILRRAEAFLKDIQWDEGEGLTPADPAYGGAGYGSHSRPDLSNTSFMLDALHELGNDADDEAIQKALRFVARTQNLAAPQGVEDVNDTKYADDVNDGGFYYTPAAGGQSQAGEAAGGGLRSYGSMTYAGLKSMIYAGLTPEDPRVAAALDFIRKNYALDTNPGMGPSGLYYYYHTFAKALDVAGLEVVDVEGGTVHDWREDLVATLEASQQEDGSWVNRESDRWMEGDRQLVTAYCLLALAHAKK; encoded by the coding sequence ATGCGATTTCCCTTGACGTCTCCTCTTTTGCTAGCCCTGTGTATGTCCACGGCAGGTACCACATCGATGGCCTTTGCCGATTCCCCAACAGAGCCAGCCGCCGCGAATTCGCAAAACTCGGCGAGCTTGGACGCGCGGATCGACCGGATGGCCGATCGCGGTATTGAATTTTTGCGAACCCGCGGTCAGAGCGATACGGGTGCCTTCAGTGGGGCGACGGGTGCCGCCGTGACTGGCCTGTGCGTTCGCGCGATCCTTGAACATCGGCCTTCCGCCGTGACGACGGATCCCGTTGTGAGGGACGCGCTGAAGTTCGTCGAGACAAAGGTCCAGCCCGATGGTGGAATTTATGAAGTTGGTTCGAAGCATCGTAACTATGAGACGTCGACATCCGTGCTGGCACTTGTGGCTGCGAAAGAGGCTGGTGACCAGGCTGATCGCGAGTCGCAGCAAAAGTACGATAGTATTCTGAGGCGTGCTGAGGCGTTCCTCAAAGACATTCAATGGGATGAAGGCGAGGGACTCACGCCGGCGGACCCTGCGTATGGTGGTGCTGGGTACGGCAGCCATTCGCGGCCCGATTTATCGAACACATCGTTCATGCTCGACGCATTGCACGAACTCGGCAACGATGCCGATGACGAAGCCATTCAAAAGGCACTGCGTTTTGTGGCCCGGACGCAAAATCTCGCCGCCCCGCAAGGCGTCGAGGACGTCAACGACACGAAGTATGCTGATGACGTGAATGATGGTGGGTTTTACTACACACCTGCCGCTGGTGGTCAGAGTCAAGCAGGGGAGGCGGCTGGGGGCGGTCTGCGGAGTTACGGATCGATGACGTATGCGGGGCTGAAAAGCATGATCTATGCTGGTTTGACTCCCGAGGATCCACGCGTGGCAGCTGCGTTGGATTTCATCCGTAAAAACTATGCGCTCGATACGAACCCCGGAATGGGCCCGTCGGGTCTGTATTACTACTACCACACATTTGCCAAAGCGCTCGATGTGGCTGGCCTCGAAGTCGTTGATGTCGAAGGCGGCACGGTGCATGATTGGCGTGAAGATCTCGTCGCTACGCTTGAGGCATCCCAGCAAGAAGACGGTTCGTGGGTGAACCGCGAAAGTGATCGGTGGATGGAGGGTGACCGCCAGCTGGTCACGGCGTATTGCTTGCTCGCCCTCGCCCATGCCAAGAAGTAG
- a CDS encoding peptidylprolyl isomerase codes for MIAVAIAVAGASSQVRVDAAESSVVAVVNADPISRDALATATLERYGVDVLDTLVNQHLIMQECKRRGIVVTNEDVRAEIVRVAKKFALSVDSYLQLLREERDITPEQYSNEIIWPMLALRSLVSDQVEVTQDEFNRAFVAQYGEAVKCRMIMISDQAKANQVYSQAKADPQSFTKLAKEYSEDETSASVGGLIPPIRRYMGDSRLEEAAFSLAEGDVSPMIQIGDQWVFMQSVRRMPASQPSPQALPIIKEQINDRIRDEKMKGAASELFAKLQKDAQVVKVLKDPVAEKQYPGVAAIINGQQLTIASVAAKCVKRHGEAVLEGEINRKLLTQALKKAGKTVSKQQIDEEIGRAAVSYGYVRDNGTADVEAWMEAVLSQGQTTRELYIEDSVWPSVALKTLVEDNVSLSSQDIQHGFASAFGPRAEVLAVVLSDQRTAQKVWELARDNPTDEFFGQLAGQYSIEPTSASNFGKVPPIRKFGGQASIEKEAFAMKPGELSGIIATGDKYIIMRSQGFTSPVVDDIEAVRGELERDLLEKKINIAMGLKFDELKQGAEIDNFFVATKDEPRVATRPDEARQQ; via the coding sequence ATGATCGCTGTCGCGATTGCCGTGGCGGGTGCTAGTTCCCAGGTGCGGGTTGACGCTGCGGAGTCGTCTGTGGTCGCCGTCGTCAACGCCGATCCGATCAGTCGGGACGCCTTGGCGACCGCGACGTTGGAGCGGTACGGAGTCGACGTGCTCGACACACTTGTCAACCAGCACTTGATCATGCAGGAATGCAAGCGCCGCGGGATCGTGGTGACCAACGAAGACGTGCGTGCTGAAATTGTCCGGGTCGCGAAAAAGTTCGCCCTATCGGTCGATAGTTACCTGCAACTCTTGCGGGAGGAGCGTGACATCACGCCGGAACAGTACAGCAATGAGATCATTTGGCCGATGCTGGCGCTACGCAGCCTCGTCAGTGATCAGGTCGAAGTGACCCAGGATGAATTCAACCGAGCATTTGTGGCCCAGTACGGCGAAGCGGTCAAATGCCGGATGATCATGATCAGCGACCAGGCCAAAGCGAATCAGGTTTATTCGCAAGCCAAGGCTGATCCGCAGAGCTTCACAAAGCTGGCGAAAGAATACAGTGAAGACGAAACGAGCGCCAGTGTCGGCGGCCTGATCCCACCGATTCGTCGCTACATGGGTGATTCGCGTCTTGAAGAAGCGGCGTTTTCGCTCGCTGAGGGTGACGTCTCCCCAATGATTCAAATCGGCGACCAATGGGTTTTCATGCAGTCGGTCCGGCGGATGCCCGCGAGCCAGCCGAGCCCGCAGGCCCTGCCGATCATCAAGGAACAAATCAACGATCGGATTCGCGATGAGAAAATGAAAGGTGCGGCGTCCGAACTGTTTGCGAAGTTGCAAAAAGACGCGCAAGTGGTCAAGGTGCTCAAGGATCCAGTCGCCGAGAAACAGTACCCCGGTGTCGCCGCAATCATCAACGGTCAGCAGCTGACCATCGCATCGGTCGCCGCAAAGTGTGTCAAACGCCATGGCGAAGCGGTACTCGAGGGAGAGATCAATCGTAAACTGCTGACACAGGCTCTCAAGAAAGCCGGGAAGACGGTTTCGAAACAGCAGATCGACGAGGAGATCGGACGCGCTGCTGTCAGTTACGGTTACGTTCGTGACAATGGCACCGCTGACGTTGAAGCATGGATGGAAGCGGTTCTATCCCAGGGCCAAACCACTCGGGAGCTATATATCGAAGACTCCGTATGGCCCAGCGTAGCGTTGAAGACATTGGTGGAAGACAACGTGAGCTTGAGCTCGCAAGATATCCAACACGGTTTTGCCTCCGCATTCGGGCCGCGTGCGGAAGTACTCGCGGTCGTGCTCTCGGACCAACGCACTGCTCAAAAGGTTTGGGAACTGGCACGCGATAATCCCACCGACGAGTTCTTTGGACAGCTCGCCGGCCAATACAGCATCGAGCCAACCTCGGCGAGCAACTTCGGCAAAGTACCACCGATTCGTAAGTTTGGCGGGCAGGCATCGATTGAAAAGGAAGCTTTTGCGATGAAGCCCGGTGAGCTCAGCGGCATCATCGCGACGGGGGACAAGTACATCATCATGCGGTCCCAAGGCTTCACCAGCCCTGTCGTCGATGACATCGAAGCTGTACGCGGAGAACTGGAGCGTGATCTGCTGGAAAAGAAAATCAACATCGCGATGGGGCTGAAGTTTGACGAGCTCAAACAGGGTGCTGAGATTGATAACTTTTTCGTAGCCACCAAGGACGAGCCGCGAGTTGCCACACGACCTGATGAGGCCCGTCAGCAGTAG
- a CDS encoding PEP-CTERM sorting domain-containing protein, with amino-acid sequence MLRIIQIAVAWAVVAVTSAGQLQAAVVTKINSTDGFFDNSSGTRNFSFTIGDFGGDSTVVTDINLSIFFAKSNNDAFVPEGTPITAGIAYFEEIEFALTSPSGTTFTLISNPNDIELVPADNFSSFTSGTVGFKGTILFDQSALTPVNANPGLVTAGTFRPDDATLNSLDIFNGQSAQGTWSLFIEDDVAQDGLSFYEASLTITTASAVPEPSSLALLGIAVCAAGALAARRRKAHEAAG; translated from the coding sequence GTGCTACGAATAATTCAAATCGCGGTAGCGTGGGCAGTAGTAGCGGTCACATCAGCTGGCCAACTGCAGGCGGCTGTCGTCACCAAGATAAACTCCACCGACGGGTTCTTCGATAACTCCAGCGGCACGCGGAACTTCTCATTCACCATTGGTGACTTCGGAGGCGACTCGACAGTCGTAACTGACATCAACCTCTCCATTTTCTTTGCCAAAAGCAATAATGATGCTTTCGTGCCTGAGGGTACTCCCATTACCGCAGGCATTGCTTACTTCGAAGAGATCGAATTTGCCTTGACGAGTCCTTCGGGAACAACTTTTACGCTGATCTCCAATCCCAACGACATTGAACTCGTTCCCGCCGACAATTTTTCATCGTTCACTTCCGGTACGGTCGGCTTCAAGGGGACCATTTTGTTTGATCAATCTGCGCTGACACCGGTAAATGCCAATCCAGGTTTAGTTACTGCCGGCACCTTCCGGCCGGATGATGCCACCCTCAATAGCCTCGATATTTTCAATGGACAATCCGCCCAGGGAACTTGGTCGCTGTTTATCGAAGACGACGTGGCACAGGATGGCCTGAGCTTCTATGAAGCTTCGCTGACGATCACCACAGCTTCAGCCGTGCCGGAACCCTCCTCGCTCGCCCTGCTCGGCATCGCAGTGTGCGCCGCTGGGGCGCTCGCGGCTCGTCGCCGCAAGGCCCATGAGGCTGCGGGGTAG
- a CDS encoding peptidylprolyl isomerase, which yields MFTSSRQDPTVVDVGTSSDGIMTSLASVRHMALAMVALAVVVISAGWASAQESEAAAESDAAAAASADNSATASNSTTSDRATSEGPAPADDVRDDPKELQKAMEALPEEVREDAQTALDRFQETGKTLAAAMLALRTDQLRYRNGLEQTPEAAVRFREQRTRTWQLMQEQFTNALELIRFLPSIDAARYLVTMVQHRLEHDIYDAETYEAAARMLDLGQNYQFLFLAAARSAVVSGEFEAAKNLYDVLNDEGLEEADRRLKYQLQILEEQYDVEQAAIERTDADSLPHIRIETTQGDVLIELFPEAAPSAVAHFRKLVKEGFYDGMDFSAVSQNLLAMTGDSSNDGRGNSGEFLIDEHGHEESRPGLRGSVVMAKLPIGEGKFIEHSGSSQIAILFLPIPGISESQSVIGRVIEGMDVVSRLRRIDPTKKKEQGQIQLPPDAVLRAEIVRFGADLPEPEYVDLQAEVEKAVKAGLLKPKSPDAPQQ from the coding sequence GTGTTTACATCGTCCCGCCAAGATCCGACCGTCGTCGATGTCGGCACCTCCTCCGATGGAATCATGACGTCGCTGGCGTCAGTGCGCCACATGGCCCTCGCGATGGTTGCCCTGGCGGTTGTCGTGATCTCCGCCGGGTGGGCATCGGCACAGGAATCTGAGGCGGCGGCAGAATCAGACGCCGCCGCAGCGGCTTCCGCAGACAATTCGGCGACCGCGAGCAATTCGACGACCTCTGACCGCGCTACCAGCGAGGGCCCAGCGCCCGCTGATGACGTCCGCGACGACCCCAAGGAACTGCAGAAGGCGATGGAGGCGTTGCCGGAGGAAGTTCGCGAGGACGCTCAAACCGCCCTCGATCGGTTTCAGGAAACCGGGAAGACGCTGGCGGCGGCGATGTTAGCGTTACGAACCGATCAGCTGCGATATCGCAATGGTTTGGAGCAAACCCCCGAAGCTGCCGTGCGTTTTCGTGAGCAACGCACTCGAACCTGGCAACTGATGCAGGAACAGTTCACTAACGCGCTGGAGCTGATCCGATTCTTGCCGAGCATCGACGCTGCTCGATATCTCGTCACGATGGTTCAGCACCGCCTGGAGCACGATATTTACGATGCGGAGACTTACGAAGCAGCCGCTCGAATGTTGGATTTGGGGCAGAACTATCAGTTTTTGTTTTTGGCTGCAGCCCGGTCTGCCGTCGTCTCGGGAGAGTTTGAAGCGGCCAAAAATCTTTACGATGTGTTGAATGACGAGGGTTTGGAGGAAGCTGACCGGAGACTGAAGTATCAGTTACAGATTTTGGAAGAACAGTACGATGTAGAGCAAGCAGCGATCGAACGCACCGACGCTGATTCGTTGCCGCACATTCGCATCGAAACAACCCAAGGCGACGTACTGATTGAGCTGTTCCCCGAGGCGGCTCCCTCGGCGGTAGCCCACTTTCGCAAGCTCGTCAAAGAGGGATTCTATGATGGCATGGATTTCTCGGCTGTTTCGCAAAACCTGTTGGCGATGACGGGTGACTCTAGCAATGATGGACGGGGGAACTCCGGAGAGTTTCTGATTGATGAACATGGCCATGAGGAGTCCCGGCCGGGACTGCGAGGTTCGGTCGTGATGGCAAAGCTCCCGATCGGTGAGGGCAAGTTCATCGAGCATTCCGGGAGCTCACAAATAGCCATCCTGTTTTTGCCGATTCCGGGAATTTCTGAGTCTCAGTCGGTGATCGGGCGCGTGATCGAAGGCATGGACGTCGTGTCCCGTCTGCGACGAATCGATCCCACGAAGAAGAAGGAGCAGGGCCAAATTCAGTTGCCGCCCGACGCTGTTTTGCGAGCGGAGATTGTGCGTTTTGGTGCCGATCTACCTGAGCCAGAGTACGTTGATCTGCAGGCTGAAGTTGAGAAAGCAGTTAAGGCTGGATTGCTAAAACCCAAAAGCCCTGATGCTCCGCAGCAGTGA